The proteins below come from a single Rosa rugosa chromosome 2, drRosRugo1.1, whole genome shotgun sequence genomic window:
- the LOC133730179 gene encoding secreted RxLR effector protein 161-like — protein sequence MTDLGKMRYFLGVEVVQNEEGIYICQRKYAKEVLERFGMEKSNSSRNPIVPGFKLMKDESGVKVDATMYKQVVGCLMYLAATRPDLMYVISLISRFMGSPTELHMQAVKRVLRYLKGTVDLGILYKRNGNEKLEAYTDSDYAGDLDDRRSTSGYMFLLSTGAVSWSSKKQPVVTLSTTEAEFIAAASCACQGIWMRRVLEKLGHAQNGSTTVYCDNSSTIKLSKNPVLHG from the coding sequence ATGACGGATCTTGGTAAGATGCGTTATTTCCTTGGAGTCGAGGTTGTTCAGAATGAGGAGGGGATTTACATTTGCCAAAGGAAGTATGCAAAGGAGGTGTTGGAGAGATTCGGAATGGAGAAGAGCAACTCATCTAGGAACCCTATTGTCCCTGGATTCAAGTTGATGAAAGATGAAAGTGGTGTGAAGGTGGACGCCACTATGTATAAGCAGGTTGTTGGCTGTTTGATGTACTTGGCAGCTACTAGGCCAGATCTCATGTATGTGATAAGTCTAATCAGCAGGTTTATGGGAAGTCCGACTGAGCTACACATGCAAGCAGTTAAAAGAGTCCTCAGGTATCTCAAAGGCACTGTTGATTTGGGGATTCTGTACAAACGAAATGGGAACGAGAAGCTTGAGGCATACACGGATAGTGACTATGCAGGTGATCTAGATGACCGGAGGAGCACATCCGGATACATGTTTCTGCTTAGCACCGGTGCAGTTTCATGGTCTTCTAAAAAGCAACCTGTAGTTACCTTATCTACCACCGAAGCTGAGTTTATAGCTGCAGCCTCCTGTGCTTGTCAAGGAATTTGGATGCGCAGAGTTCTTGAAAAGCTTGGCCATGCTCAGAATGGAAGCACAACCGTGTATTGTGATAACAGCTCCACTATAAAACTTTCGAAGAACCCGGTGCTGCATGGATGA
- the LOC133730181 gene encoding G-type lectin S-receptor-like serine/threonine-protein kinase LECRK3: MAFVLPHLLFLILLLLSFSAISQTNDGKISVGSTLTAGAESAFWLSPSNDFAFGFRKLDDNHYLLAIWYYKIPQKTIVWYANGDNPGPRQSRVELTNNSLILRQPQGDQELWRAEFQTATTIAYGLMNDTGNFMLVDTSSRTIWESFNHPTDTLLPTQEMEIGGSLFSRQRETNFSRGRYEFRLREDGSAVLNPKNVLSNITYNPYYISETRGLGNGTNSGYKLIFDQSGYLYILLRNGKRSFITTLQLALSPARNYVRATLGFDGVFSISYFPKNFSAANGTWSVIQAEPDNICLKVGPRPCGDNSICTLKEGQRPSCKCPKGYSLLDPADEYSSCKPDFMQGCDQDGDLYYLNELPNTDWPKSDYDVLRQYNATACQRSCLEDCRCAAVVVSGSNCWKKHLPLLHGRENTGYIRSAFVKLRSIPQSPIPQVPRAKKHKSSFVVVSILLGSSVFVNFILVGAMCLGFFLYYQKKLKAFGADKTCVDSNLRYFTYKELMEATEGFKEELGRGSCGIVYKGKTAAQPIAVKILDRVLTDKEKEFRAEVKVIGQTHHKNLVRLIGYCDEGQYRLLVYEFLSNGSLAGFLFGDLKPSWSQRSQIALGVARGLFYLHEECSTRIIHCDIKPQNILLDENYNARISDFGLAKLLLNQTQTKTGIRGTKGYVAPDWFRPAPVSVKVDVYSFGVLLLEIICCRRNVYMELGVGENGVLTDWAYDCYCASRLDALIQNDMEAMNDMNSVERFVMVAIWCVQEDPSVRPSMKKVMLMLEGLVQVSVPPSPCPFSSISKN; this comes from the coding sequence ATGGCATTTGTTCTTCCCCATCTGCTCTTCCTCATTCTCTTGTTGCTGTCCTTTTCAGCAATTTCTCAAACTAATGATGGCAAAATTAGTGTGGGAAGTACCCTCACTGCAGGTGCTGAGTCTGCCTTTTGGCTTTCCCCTTCTAATGATTTTGCATTTGGGTTTCGAAAACTTGATGATAACCACTACCTTCTTGCCATATGGTATTACAAGATACCCCAGAAAACCATAGTGTGGTATGCCAATGGAGATAATCCCGGGCCACGACAATCAAGAGTAGAGCTGACCAACAACAGCCTCATTCTGAGACAACCGCAAGGTGATCAAGAGTTGTGGAGAGCAGAGTTCCAAACTGCTACAACAATAGCCTATGGCCTAATGAACGACACAGGCAACTTCATGCTTGTTGATACAAGTTCTAGAACCATTTGGGAGAGCTTCAACCATCCAACTGATACTTTGTTACCTACTCAGGAAATGGAGATAGGAGGGTCGCTTTTTTCTAGACAAAGAGAAACCAATTTCTCAAGGGGGAGATATGAGTTTCGATTGCGTGAAGATGGTAGTGCTGTGCTCAATCCCAAAAATGTGCTCAGCAACATTACTTATAATCCATACTATATCAGCGAAACTCGTGGTCTAGGAAATGGCACAAATTCTGGGTACAAGCTCATCTTTGATCAGTCAGGCTACTTGTACATATTGCTAAGAAACGGAAAAAGGTCTTTTATCACCACACTGCAACTAGCACTATCGCCTGCGAGAAATTATGTCCGAGCAACTCTCGGCTTTGATGGGGTTTTCAGCATAAGTTACTTCCCAAAAAATTTTTCTGCTGCCAATGGAACCTGGAGTGTCATTCAAGCTGAACCAGATAACATTTGCCTCAAAGTTGGACCAAGACCATGTGGTGACAACAGTATTTGCACACTTAAAGAAGGTCAGAGACCAAGTTGTAAATGCCCAAAAGGGTATTCTTTGCTTGATCCGGCGGATGAGTACAGCAGTTGCAAGCCAGATTTCATGCAGGGTTGTGATCAAGATGGTGATTTATACTACTTGAATGAGCTCCCAAATACCGATTGGCCAAAATCTGATTATGATGTGTTGAGGCAATACAATGCTACAGCCTGCCAAAGGTCTTGCTTGGAAGATTGTCGATGCGCTGCAGTAGTTGTTTCAGGCAGTAACTGCTGGAAGAAGCATCTACCACTTTTGCATGGAAGAGAGAACACAGGATATATTCGTAGTGCTTTCGTTAAGTTGAGAAGCATCCCACAAAGCCCAATTCCTCAAGTTCCAAGGGCAAAGAAGCACAAATCTTCGTTCGTTGTGGTATCAATACTATTGGGCAGCTCTGTATTTGTCAACTTCATATTGGTTGGTGCAATGTGTTTGGGTTTCTTCCTCTACTACCAGAAGAAGCTCAAGGCATTTGGTGCAGACAAAACTTGCGTGGATAGTAATTTGCGCTACTTCACATACAAAGAGCTCATGGAAGCCACAGAAGGGTTCAAGGAAGAGCTGGGAAGGGGATCCTGTGGCATTGTTTACAAAGGGAAAACCGCGGCGCAACCTATTGCTGTCAAGATTCTAGACAGAGTGTTAACAGACAAGGAAAAAGAATTTAGAGCTGAAGTTAAAGTCATAGGCCAGACACATCACAAGAATCTCGTTCGACTTATTGGATACTGTGATGAGGGACAATACAGGTTGCTAGTATATGAGTTTTTGAGCAACGGAAGTTTAGCAGGTTTCCTTTTTGGGGATCTCAAACCTAGTTGGAGTCAAAGAAGCCAAATCGCCTTGGGTGTTGCAAGAGGACTCTTTTACTTGCATGAAGAATGTAGCACCAGGATCATTCATTGCGATATAAAGCCCCAAAATATACTCCTCGATGAAAACTACAATGCTCGCATTTCAGACTTTGGATTGGCAAAGCTGCTCCTCAATCAAACCCAAACCAAGACAGGCATCAGAGGAACAAAAGGGTATGTTGCACCTGATTGGTTCAGGCCAGCACCAGTCTCTGTGAAGGTCGATGTGTATAGTTTCGGTGTGTTGCTTCTCGAAATCATTTGTTGCAGGAGAAACGTGTATATGGAACTTGGTGTTGGAGAAAACGGTGTTTTGACTGACTGGGCATACGACTGCTATTGCGCTAGTAGATTAGATGCTCTCATTCAAAACGATATGGAAGCCATGAATGACATGAATAGCGTCGAGAGATTCGTGATGGTTGCCATTTGGTGCGTCCAAGAAGACCCTTCTGTAAGACCCAGTATGAAGAAAGTTATGCTGATGCTTGAAGGTTTAGTTCAAGTTTCAGTTCCCCCATCTCCATGCCCATTTAGCTCCATCAGCAAAAACTAA
- the LOC133732381 gene encoding uncharacterized protein LOC133732381, whose translation MALFISRRIVRSFGSGLASGHVSKGGSVFCACRMLSTSVLTHESSGGAFFSDSLSLKPPGASECTTVTKFLDEKKGSTTLASDVFDAPITMDIARRIFFFFRWLHPVVLWQLAKRQQPSNWKESGRASHGTLSDPQLRGLKPRSHTIKNVERLGLKIALTSRAAQGKLLVFEDFGIYRNKPKNIVNYVKQRRKKEKKKKILLVDGGPISEKLKLATKNLHYVTVLPSSELDVDSILYYDTLVMSRDAVNKIAEQIMYTPINHGSSTTYW comes from the exons ATGGCTTTGTTCATTTCCAGAAGAATCGTACGTTCATTTGGTTCTGGTTTAGCATCAGGCCATGTTTCCAAG GGTGGATCAGTGTTTTGTGCTTGTCGAATGCTTTCGACTTCAGTCTTGACCCATGAGTCGAGTGGAGGTGCATTTTTCTCTGATTCATTGTCCTTAAAGCCTCCCGGGGCTTCGGAGTGCACTACAG TGACAAAATTTCTTGATGAAAAGAAAGGCTCCACAACTTTGGCTAGTGATGTTTTTGATGCACCTATTACGATGGATATTGCTCGTCggatatttttcttctttcgttGGCTTCATCCAGTTGTGCTGTGGCAGCTAGCAAAAAGGCAACAG CCATCGAATTGGAAGGAGAGTGGTCGAGCCAGCCATGGAACATTGAGTGATCCCCAG CTCAGAGGTCTTAAGCCACGAAGTCATACTATTAAGAATGTCGAACGTCTGGGATTAAAGATTGCTCTGACATCTCGAGCTGCACAGGGAAAG CTTCTGGTTTTTGAGGATTTTGGGATCTACAGAAATAAACCCAAGAACATTGTGAACTACGTCAAGCAAAGAcggaaaaaggagaaaaagaagaaaattctgCTGGTGGATGGTGGTCCAATAAGTGAAAAGCTCAAGTTGGCTACTAAAAATTTACATTACGTGACTGTGCTGCCTTCAAGT GAGTTGGACGTCGACAGCATCCTTTACTATGACACACTGGTGATGTCTCGTGATGCTGTAAATAAAATTGCTGAGCAAATTATGTATACTCCAATCAACCATGGATCCAGCACGACATACTGGTGA